A portion of the Aphelocoma coerulescens isolate FSJ_1873_10779 chromosome 1, UR_Acoe_1.0, whole genome shotgun sequence genome contains these proteins:
- the DOP1B gene encoding protein dopey-2 isoform X2: protein MTDALLVKLSLLMGQEVFYGALWGSVLGSPSIRLPASLFVVSHINRELSGKQQKFMLGTDYKLTIKSLCVSVLDSNVLVQRNTLEAILFFFPFYTALDCKESTILLRRADLVYILSAATQTLLRRDMSLNRRLYAWLLGSDIKGGTFAPDSTTSEDHAVYFFAKYSKDLLVESLIVILHQKFPESDPEEQHQAYLKPFRILISLLDKPEIGPQVVGDLFLEVLRAFYSYCKDTLGSDLKLSYNQSGNILASAIKENKNASEIVKTVNLLITSLSTDFLWDYLTKCFEDCFRNKSTEMRYPLESVSTPPTISELCTLLVFLLDVIPLELYSEVQTQYLPQMLSYMVQSLLENMEVLGLPELTHALKTCFKVLSKVQMPPSYLDIETGSGNGSPVPKEDVDIALETKSVLQEEDEAPFPPLKSEDSGIGLSASSPELSQHLGVPTVTLERDDVWKKGGSIQKTLYCIQELVAKFSSKYIFGVQLQEMSNEGIAAINLSGKEKKENGYRLPESGNKKKSPWDAKQITVPQVKQMLSELFSARGSPFRSKNSSPLLSEHSSGHKKEKEEEEWDLELVLGPLRGDCKEAFSAACHLLLDCTTFPVYLSEEETEQLYLSLFQGPGGDPSFPLWLKSLMTICCCVNDCYVQNVSIFTLLEVINHSQSLALVIEDRMKRYKVSGHNPFLGKLQMVTLPPIAPAVLKMISEKTDFYQRVACVLWNQLNKETREHHIACVELFYRLHCLAPSANICEDIICQALLDRDKGTRLEALFRFSVMWHLTREIQGSRVTSHNRSFDRSLFVVLDSLNCSDGAIGAAAQGWLIRALSLSDVARILEPILLLLLHPRTQRTSISYIKHRSSPDYVRDWLCKKKAPLKESGISESNSEENLPLSQFTAVDREAIWAEVENDPEKAELKAEQPENDGSYQGTEADPDTSEHTESADTSTGHDSDNTSSFSPSLELQELSNEDNEATADGREAPTHGNSLNASLSESSKSSTGPNLVRADSERTQASESLSSDEEVDLELQEITQCRLLKQQKEKQEMAEALFKHMLLYLQPYDSRRVLYAFSVLEAVLKTNPKEFIEAVATTSMDTSSTAHLNLIYNLLARHQEALVGQSFYGKLQPQSPTMCPHSLLIELLTYLCLSFLRSYYPCCLKVTHRDVLGNRDVQVKSVEVLIRMMAQLATTAKAAETKNVEFIHNLLGRCKVQEFVLLSLSASMYVSHKRYELLVADGAHHGAQEELFEESLINFGHDQIWSEHPLQIELLKLLQVLIVLEHHLGQSPEEQENQSDLSKEWRQAVNFQQAIGAMQYVYPHPITSQGLFVSAVVRGLQPEYGHGMHPTWVGLVTSSLPYFGKSLGWTVAPFVVQICKNLDELVKQYENEAVKTSAKTSASLTSKRENVTPDYPLTLLEGLTTIGHFCLLDHPNPTRKSSCSAEPANLRNARNAILEELPRIMNTMALLWSVIKREDSQKRPTDFFGTTKGSSSVYFKATKTLRTKILDFLNPLTAQLGIQLMAAIAAVWNSKKPHRSHSKTKILPVASASQLVLVDLICALNTLKTDTILYLVKEVVKKPAQIKGEEKSSLVDIPMLQFSYAFIQRLPVPALQENFQPLLGLLRESVQLNLAPPGHFLLLSTLNDFVTRTPTLENKKDQKDLQEVTQKILEAVGTIAGSSLEQTSWLSRNLEVKAQPQILPDEFNVEDVNDTTVAPSSMVSASAPSIYSVQALSLLAEVLASLLDMVYRSDEKEKAVPLISRLLYYVFPYLRNHSAYNIPSFRAGAQLLSSLSGYAYTKRAWKKEVLELYMDPSFFQMDTSCTHWRSIIDHLLTHEKTMFKDLMNMQSSALKLYPSFEQKAMLLKRQAFAVFSGEIDQYHLYLPLIQERLTENLRVGQTSLVAAQMFLFFRVLLLRISPQHLTSLWPIMVTELIQAFLQLEEDLTEEEEPSKSNSKMSKAKGSGDGSGAEIQPNELCLYLAACKFLDTALSFPSDRMQLFQMYKWAFVPEVDTESSPVTSHLVENHQECRPHIVRIMDLLKMKYGDPNHPEGIPRNPRFPLLTLRSVSSITQLLPFFQTLCWAFTARGSDSQNSQPSAAVSMDSGGSNGIRILQQLEDGVECDFLENMES, encoded by the exons GGCCACAGGTTGTTGGGGATCTGTTCCTGGAAGTTCTTAGAGCTTTTTATTCCTACTGCAAAGACACCCTGGGTTCTGATCTCAAACTCAGCTACAATCAAAGTGGCAACATCCTGGCAAG tGCAAtcaaagagaacaaaaatgCTTCAGAAATTGTCAAAACAGTGAATTTGTTGATCACATCCTTGAGCACTGATTTCCTCTGGGATTACCTGACCAAATGCTTTGAAGATTGTTTCAG AAACAAATCCACGGAGATGAGATATCCTCTGGAAAGCGTGAGCACTCCTCCCACCATTTCAGAGCTCTGCACCCTGCTGGTGTTCCTGCTGGATGTGATTCCTTTG GAGCTCTACTCCGAAGTGCAGACCCAGTACCTCCCCCAGATGCTCAGTTACATGGTGCAGTCTCTCCTGGAAAACATGGAAGTGTTGGGATTGCCAGAACTCACCCATGCCTTAAAGACCTGTTTTAAGGTGCTCAGCAAGGTGCAAATGCCCCCTTCCTACCTGGACATTGAGACAGGGAGTGGCAATGGG AGCCCAGTGCCAAAGGAAGATGTGGATATAGCCCTGGAGACCAAAtctgtgctgcaggaggaggatgaggctcccttccctcccctcaaGTCAGAGGACAGTGGCATTGGCCTGAGTGCCTCCTCCCCAGAGCTCTCCCAGCACCTGGGGGTGCCCACGGTGACCCTGGAGAGGGATGATgtctggaaaaaaggagggagcATCCAGAAAACTCTCTATTGCATCCAGGAGCTGGTGGCCAAGTTTTCcagcaaatatatttttggGGTGCAGCTCCAAGAAATGAGTAATGAAGGGATTGCAGCAATAAATCTgagtgggaaggagaaaaaggagaatggCTACAGGTTACCTGAGAGTggcaacaagaaaaagagtCCTTGGGATGCCAAGCAAATCACGGTGCCTCAGGTGAAACAAATGCTCTCAGAGCTGTTCTCAGCCCGGGGCTCACCCTTCAGGAGCAAGAATTCCAGTCCTCTCCTCTCTGAACACAGCTCTGGtcacaaaaaggaaaaggaggaggaagagtggGACTTGGAGCTGGTGTTGGGACCCCTCCGAGGTGACTGCAAGGaagctttctctgcagcttgtcACCTGCTGCTGGATTGTACCACATTCCCAGTTTACCTGTCGGAGGAGGAGACGGAGCAGTTGTACCTCTCTCTGTTTCAGGGGCCTG GAGGCGATCCCAGCTTCCCTCTGTGGCTGAAGTCCCTGATGACCATCTGCTGCTGTGTCAACGACTGCTACGTGCAGAACGTGTCCATCTTCACCCTCCTGGAGGTCATCAaccattcccagtccctggcACTGGTGATTGAGGACAGGATGAAGAGGTACAAAGTGTCTGGCCACAACCCTTTCCTTGGGAAGCTGCAGATGGTCACCCTGCCTCCCATTGCTCCTGCAGTTCTGAAGATGATCTCAGAGAAAACAGATTTCTACCAG agAGTTGCCTGTGTGCTCTGGAATCAGCTGAACAAGGAGACTCGGGAGCACCACATTGCCTGTGTGGAATTGTTCTACAGACTGCACTGCCTGGCTCCATCAGCAAATATCTGTGAAGACATCATCTGCCAGGCCCTTCTGGATCGGGATAAA GGGACAAGGCTGGAAGCTCTGTTCAGATTCTCTGTCATGTGGCACCTGACCAGAGAGATCCAAGGCAGCAGAGTGACTTCCCACAATCGCTCCTTTGATAG GTCCCTGTTTGTGGTGCTGGACAGCCTGAACTGCTCGGACGGGGCCATCGGGGCGGCGGCTCAGGGCTGGCTCATCCGGGCGCTGTCCCTCAGCGACGTGGCGCGGATCCTGGAGcccatcctgctgctcctgctgcacccCCGCACCCAGCGCACCTCCATCAGCTACATCAAGCACAGGAGCTCCCCAG actaTGTTCGTGATTGGCTTTGCAAAAAAAAGGCTCCTTTGAAAGAGTCTGGCATCTCTGAGAGCAATTCCGAGGAAAACCTTCCCTTGAGCCAGTTCACTGCTGTGGATAGAGAAGCAATTTGGGCTGAAGTGGAAAATGATCCAGAGAAGGCAGAGCTGAAAGCTGAGCAGCCTGAAAACGATGGATCTTACCAGGGCACAGAGGCTGATCCAGACACCAGCGAGCACACGGAATCTGCCGACACCAGCACAGGCCATGACAGTGACAacacctcctccttctccccttccctggagctgcaggagctgagcaaCGAGGACAACGAGGCCACGGCCGATGGCAGAGAGGCCCCAACCCACGGGAATTCCCTCAATGCCTCCCTGTCCGAGAGCTCCAAATCCAGCACGGGGCCCAACCTCGTGAGGGCCGACTCCGAGAGGACTCAGGCCTCGGAGTCTCTGTCCAGTGACGAAGAGGTGGacttggagctgcaggaaatCACCCAGTGCAGGCTGCTGAAGCAGCagaaggagaagcaggagaTGGCAGAGGCCCTGTTCAAGCACATGCTGCTGTATTTGCAGCCCTACGACTCCCGGCGGGTGCTCTACGCCTTCTCTGTGCTGGAGGCGGTGCTCAAAACCAACCCCAAGGAATTCATCGAGGCCGTGGCCACCACCAGCATGGACACCAGCTCCACAGCACACCTGAACCTCATCTACAACCTCTTGGCTCGCCACCAGGAAGCTCTTGTAGGGCAGAGCTTTTATGGGAAGCTGCAGCCTCAGTCGCCCACCATgtgtccccattccctgctGATCGAGCTGCTCACCTACCTGTGCCTGAGCTTCCTGCGCTCCTACTACCCCTGCTGCCTGAAGGTCACCCACAGGGACGTCCTGGGCAACAGGGATGTGCAGGTGAAAAGCGTGGAGGTGCTCATCAGGATGATGGCCCAGCTGGCCACCACGGCCAAGGCGGCCGAGACCAAGAACGTGGAGTTCATCCACAATTTGCTGGGAAGGTGCAAAGTGCAGGAGTTCGTTCTGCTCTCGCTGTCGGCGTCCATGTACGTCAGTCACAAACGCTACGAGCTGCTCGTGGCTGATGGCGCCCACCACGGGGCCCAggaggagctctttgaggagAGCCTGATCAATTTTGGCCATGATCAGATCTGGAGTGAGCACCCGCTGCAGATTGAGCTGCTGAAGCTCCTGCAGGTGTTGATTGTCTTGGAGCACCACCTGggccagagccctgaggagcaggagaaCCAGTCTGACCTCTCCAAGGAGTGGCGGCAGGCTGTGAACTTCCAGCAGGCCATTGGAGCCATGCAGTACGTGTATCCCCATCCCATCACTTCCCAGGGGTTgtttgtctctgctgtggttagGGGTCTCCAACCTGAGTATGGCCATGGGATGCATCCCACGTGGGTAGGATTAGTCACCAGTTCCCTGCCCTATTTTGGGAAGTCCTTAGGCTGGACCGTGGCCCCGTTTGTGGTGCAGATCTGTAAGAACCTGGACGAGCTTGTCAAGCAGTATGAAAATGAAGCTGTGAAGACTTCTGCCAAAACATCTGCCAG CTTAACTTCTAAAAGAGAAAACGTGACTCCTGATTATCCCCTCACCCTTCTGGAAGGGCTGACAACCATTGGGCACTTCTGTCTTCTGGATCATCCCAATCCAACAAGAAAG tcatCCTGTTCAGCTGAACCTGCCAACCTGAGGAATGCCAGGAATGCCATCCTGGAAGAGCTGCCTCGCATTATGAACAccatggccctcctctggagtGTCATAAAGAGAGAAGACTCCCAAAAAAGACCAACTGACTTCTTTGGGACAACTAAAGGCTCCTCTTCAGTCTACTTTAAAGCAACCAAA ACACTAAGAACAAAAATATTGGATTTCCTGAATCCCTTGACAGCACAACTTGGAATCCAGCTGATGGCAGCAATTGCAGCAGTGTGGAACAGCAAGAAACCTCACAGGAGTCACAGTAAAACCAAG ATTCTCCCAGTGGCCAGTGCATCTCAGCTTGTCCTTGTGGATTTAATTTGTGCCCTGAATACACTGAAAACTGACACCATATTATATCTGGTCAAAGAGGTGGTCAAGAAACCAGCACAAATCAAGGGGGAAGAG aaatcTTCTCTGGTGGATATCCCAATGCTGCAGTTCAGTTATGCTTTCATTCAGAG actccctgtcccagccctgcaggagaACTTCCAGCCCTTACTAGGGCTCCTCAGAGAGTCTGTGCAGTTGAACTTGGCTCCTCCTGGACACTTCCTTCTCCTCAG cacCCTGAATGACTTTGTGACAAGGACACCCaccctggaaaacaaaaaggacCAGAAAGATTTGCAG GAGGTGACCCAAAAGATCCTGGAGGCTGTGGGGACCATTGCTGGTTCTTCCCTGGAACAGACCAGCTGGCTGAGCAGGAACTTGGAAGTGAAAGCTCAGCCTCAGATTTTACCAGATGAATTCAACGTGGAGGATGTGAATG ATACAACAGTGGCACCTTCTTCCATGGTTTCTGCCTCTGCTCCTTCAATCTACAGTGTCCAAgccctttctctccttgcagag gtgctggcctctctgctggacatggtttACCGCAGTGATGAGAAGGAGAAGGCCGTGCCCCTCATCTCCCGCTTGCTCTATTACGTGTTCCCCTATCTGCGTAACCACAG TGCCTACAACATTCCCAGTTTCCGTGCTGGTGCTCAGCTGCTCAGCTCCCTGAGTGGATACGCCTACACCAAGAGAGCCTGGAAGAAAGAAGTGCTGGAATTGTACATGGATCCATCTTTTTTCCAGATGGACACTTCATGCACTCA CTGGAGATCCATCATTGATCATCTCCTCACACATGAGAAAACGATGTTCAAGGATTTGATGA ACATGCAGAGCAGTGCCCTGAAGCTGTACCCCAGCTTTGAGCAGAAGGCAATGCTGCTGAAGAGACAGGCGTTCGCTGTCTTCAGCGGGGAGATCGACCAGTACCACCTGTACCTGCCCCTAATCCAAG AGCGCCTGACTGAGAACCTCCGTGTGGGCCAGACTTCTCTGGTGGCTGCCCAGATGTTTCTGTTCTTCAGAGTTCTTTTGTTGAGGATTTCCCCTCAGCATCTCACCTCGTTGTGGCCAATCATGGTAACAGAATTG ATCCAGGCATTTCTACAGCTGGAAGAAGATTTGACTGAGGAAGAGGAACCATCAAA GAGCAACAGCAAAATGAGCAAAgccaaaggctctggagatGGCAGTGGGGCTGAGATCCAGCCCAACGAGCTGTGCCTGTACCTGGCAGCCTGCAAATTCCTGGACACAGCACTTTCCTTCCCCTCTGACAGGATGCAGCTCTTCCAAAT GTACAAATGGGCCTTCGTGCCAGAGGTGGACACGGAATCATCTCCTGTCACCTCTCACCTGGTGGAAAACCACCAGGAATGCAGACCCCACATCGTGAGGATCATGGATCTGCTCAAGATGAAATATGGG gaCCCAAACCACCCAGAGGGAATTCCCAGGAATCCCAGATTCCCCCTGCTGACCCTGCGCTCCGTATCCAGCAtcacccagctgctgcccttctTCCAGACTCTGTGCTGGGCATTCACAGCACGTGGCAGTgactcccaaaattcccagccCTCTGCAGCTGTCTCCATGGATTCTGGTGGCAGCAATGGCATCAggatcctgcagcagctggaagacGGTGTGGAATGTGACTTCCTGGAAAACATGGAAAGTTGA